A single region of the Acidobacteriota bacterium genome encodes:
- a CDS encoding PKD domain-containing protein, which produces MNIRRFVPILALGVFLGLAPIQSTEVSFSTDEPRHNLIVRVVLVTPDGHAYDLPNGGGWPAAVPRKESQVLKFFEVAIWEERRSIHFYEFDDDFDDRGGTAHRESYVVMKMDGMPGPNTPERSRFLRDAFATFTTYLTERYPDSGHHLMYNGHGGPGGRLFEVQVTYSDASSLLAHWAGELGRRLGVVDMGGPCNKGSFADLENFCQHSRYYVASDLPNGGYTMDDWTIEKFRETDPESQYHRLFEENASLEEVLSARIDLRRRLYEYSRANMTTSEIRQGNYLYSCSAFTTFAVEFWEFVREKGGRYAGGDDLHDYMVEYGADSSLFAGFEDVFVRRADNRDFFDWGPGANGMLMPGRLPLAARLVAPAIVEAGAPVAFDGSGSLSARSYSWDFGDGYGIEHPNANSTPVHSYFKPGSYEVRLEVARGGDCGERFCEFHSATAVVEVEAAPSPPVARFDLTGDCDEDLCVVNSGVAVALRDLSSGTVETRHWDFGDGVTSSAPVPRHSWTSPGFYRVELVVSGLGTESTASRDILVRASDPAGTCEPNPETLCLRDSRYRVEVDWRTGDGGRGKGTVIHAGTNDSGLFRFFDPENWEILIKVLDGCGVNGHVWVFGASTTDLGYVIRVTDTVSGDAKEYRNQSGTPAAAITDSKAFPGGCWKHTSSPR; this is translated from the coding sequence ATGAACATACGGAGATTCGTCCCGATTCTCGCGTTGGGAGTCTTCCTCGGTCTGGCCCCAATCCAGTCTACCGAGGTTTCCTTCTCGACAGACGAGCCGCGCCACAACCTGATCGTGCGCGTCGTACTTGTGACTCCAGACGGGCATGCGTACGACTTGCCGAACGGTGGGGGATGGCCGGCCGCCGTTCCCAGAAAAGAGAGCCAGGTTCTGAAGTTCTTCGAGGTCGCCATCTGGGAGGAGAGGAGGTCCATCCACTTCTACGAATTCGACGACGATTTCGACGATCGCGGGGGCACAGCCCACAGGGAGAGCTATGTCGTCATGAAGATGGACGGTATGCCCGGCCCCAACACGCCGGAAAGAAGCCGGTTCCTGCGGGATGCGTTCGCGACGTTCACTACCTACCTGACGGAGCGCTATCCCGATTCCGGCCATCACCTGATGTACAACGGACACGGTGGGCCCGGCGGTCGGCTCTTTGAGGTTCAGGTGACGTACTCCGATGCCTCGTCTCTCCTGGCGCACTGGGCCGGAGAGTTGGGCCGCCGCCTAGGCGTGGTCGACATGGGAGGTCCGTGCAACAAGGGCTCTTTCGCCGACCTGGAGAACTTCTGCCAGCACTCGCGGTACTACGTCGCATCGGACCTGCCCAATGGGGGTTACACGATGGATGACTGGACGATCGAGAAGTTCCGGGAGACAGATCCAGAGTCCCAGTACCACCGGCTGTTCGAAGAGAACGCGAGTCTGGAAGAGGTTCTGAGCGCACGCATCGACCTCCGGAGGCGTCTCTATGAGTACTCGCGAGCCAACATGACGACTTCGGAGATTCGGCAGGGCAACTACTTGTACTCCTGTTCTGCCTTCACCACCTTCGCCGTGGAGTTCTGGGAGTTCGTTCGGGAGAAGGGAGGGCGATACGCGGGGGGCGACGATCTGCATGACTACATGGTCGAGTACGGGGCGGACAGCTCGCTCTTCGCGGGTTTCGAGGATGTCTTCGTACGTCGCGCGGACAACCGGGACTTCTTCGACTGGGGGCCCGGAGCCAATGGCATGCTGATGCCCGGCCGCCTCCCGCTGGCGGCGCGGCTGGTGGCGCCGGCCATTGTCGAGGCGGGTGCCCCCGTGGCCTTCGACGGCAGTGGTTCGCTAAGCGCCCGGAGCTACAGTTGGGACTTCGGCGACGGCTACGGAATCGAGCATCCAAACGCCAATTCGACGCCGGTGCACAGCTACTTCAAACCGGGCTCGTACGAAGTTCGGCTCGAAGTAGCGCGCGGCGGAGACTGTGGTGAGCGGTTCTGCGAGTTCCACTCGGCAACAGCGGTGGTCGAGGTTGAAGCGGCTCCTTCGCCGCCGGTAGCCCGATTCGATCTGACCGGAGACTGTGATGAGGACCTGTGCGTTGTGAACAGCGGCGTCGCCGTGGCCTTGCGCGATCTGAGCAGCGGTACCGTGGAGACGAGGCACTGGGACTTCGGTGACGGAGTCACTTCGAGCGCGCCTGTTCCACGACATTCTTGGACGTCCCCCGGCTTCTATCGGGTCGAGCTTGTCGTGTCGGGTTTGGGCACGGAGTCGACGGCGAGCCGGGACATCCTGGTGCGGGCGAGCGATCCCGCAGGCACGTGCGAACCGAACCCTGAGACGCTCTGTCTACGGGACTCGCGCTACAGGGTCGAGGTGGATTGGCGGACCGGCGACGGCGGCCGTGGAAAGGGCACCGTGATCCATGCGGGAACGAACGATTCCGGTCTGTTCCGGTTCTTCGATCCCGAGAACTGGGAGATCCTGATCAAGGTGCTGGATGGCTGCGGCGTCAACGGCCACGTCTGGGTGTTTGGCGCCTCGACCACAGATCTGGGCTACGTGATTCGCGTGACGGACACGGTGAGCGGGGACGCGAAGGAGTACCGGAACCAGTCGGGAACGCCCGCGGCGGCGATCACGGATTCGAAGGCGTTTCCGGGTGGCTGCTGGAAGCACACTAGCTCACCGCGGTGA
- the gor gene encoding glutathione-disulfide reductase, translating into MTDYDYDLFVIGAGSGGVRASRMAAGYGARVAVAEERYLGGTCVNVGCVPKKLLVCASAFADHYQEASGFGWTAGQPAFDWGQLIANKNREIERLNGIYRGLLDGAGVELFEGRARLLDPHTVQIDAGGASESRVTADQILIAVGSWPDMPSIPGIEHAISSNEAFYLERLPERVAVVGGGYIGVEFAGIFAGLGCDATLIYRGPLFLRGFDEEIRSHLAEEMCARGIELRFDRQVESIEELSGSGGDRLRLNLDNGDQVSCGEVLYATGRRPLVADLGLENCGVALGEQGEILVDEFSRSNVPNIWAIGDVTDRLNLTPVAIHEAMCLARTLFAGEPTPVDHETVATAVFSQPPLAAVGLTEEEAGARYDEVDVYRSRFRPLKLTLTDNQERTLVKLIVERSSGRVLGAHMLGADAPEIIQGLAVAVKMGATKNDFDAAMAIHPTSAEEFVTLA; encoded by the coding sequence ATGACGGACTACGACTACGACCTGTTCGTGATCGGCGCGGGCTCCGGTGGCGTACGCGCCAGCCGGATGGCCGCCGGCTACGGCGCGCGGGTGGCGGTGGCCGAGGAACGCTACTTGGGCGGAACCTGCGTCAACGTGGGCTGCGTGCCGAAAAAGCTGCTGGTCTGTGCTTCGGCCTTCGCAGACCACTACCAGGAGGCCTCGGGATTCGGCTGGACGGCGGGGCAGCCGGCCTTCGACTGGGGCCAGCTCATCGCGAACAAGAACCGGGAGATCGAACGGCTCAACGGGATCTACCGCGGCCTGCTCGACGGTGCGGGCGTGGAGCTGTTCGAGGGCCGGGCGCGGCTGCTCGATCCGCACACGGTTCAGATCGATGCAGGTGGGGCGAGCGAGAGCCGGGTCACGGCGGATCAGATCCTCATCGCCGTCGGCAGTTGGCCGGACATGCCGTCGATTCCGGGCATCGAGCACGCGATCAGCTCGAACGAGGCCTTCTACCTGGAGCGCCTTCCGGAGCGCGTGGCGGTCGTCGGCGGCGGCTACATCGGCGTCGAGTTCGCGGGCATCTTCGCCGGCCTCGGTTGCGACGCGACGCTGATCTACCGCGGTCCGCTGTTCCTGCGCGGGTTCGACGAGGAGATCCGCAGTCATCTGGCCGAGGAGATGTGTGCCCGCGGCATCGAACTCCGTTTCGACCGCCAGGTGGAGTCGATCGAGGAGTTGTCGGGAAGTGGAGGCGACCGTCTGCGACTCAACCTCGACAACGGCGACCAGGTCTCATGCGGCGAGGTGCTCTACGCGACGGGACGCCGGCCCCTGGTCGCCGACCTTGGACTGGAGAACTGCGGCGTGGCGCTCGGCGAGCAGGGCGAGATCCTGGTTGACGAGTTCTCGCGCAGCAACGTGCCGAACATCTGGGCGATCGGCGACGTTACGGACCGCCTGAACCTGACTCCGGTCGCTATCCACGAGGCGATGTGCCTGGCCCGGACGCTGTTCGCCGGGGAGCCGACCCCGGTCGACCACGAAACCGTCGCCACGGCCGTCTTCAGCCAGCCGCCCCTGGCCGCGGTCGGTCTGACGGAGGAGGAGGCGGGGGCCCGCTACGACGAGGTCGACGTCTACCGGAGCCGGTTCCGTCCGCTCAAGCTGACTTTGACCGACAACCAGGAGCGCACCCTGGTCAAGCTGATCGTCGAGCGCTCCAGCGGCCGCGTGCTAGGCGCCCACATGCTGGGCGCGGACGCGCCGGAGATCATCCAGGGCCTCGCGGTGGCGGTAAAGATGGGCGCCACGAAGAACGACTTCGATGCCGCGATGGCGATCCACCCGACCTCGGCCGAGGAGTTTGTTACCTTGGCGTGA
- a CDS encoding acyl-CoA dehydrogenase family protein — translation MDFNDTPEQAAYRAEVRAWLGANAEPRKDRPSVSRRLDAEEGLALAKAWQARKADAGYACRHWPVAHGGQGRPMIETIIYDQEEADFDVPTGFFSIGLGMCGPVMAQYATQEQQARFIPPLMRGEEVWCQLFSEPAAGSDVAGLRTRCHRDGDDWVVNGQKVWTSGAHYSDWGILVARHDSSLPKHKGLTFFFIDMKSPGIDIKPIKQINGGSNFNEVFFTNVRVPDSQRLGAIGEGWQVAITTLMNERLAVGDAPPPDFREVMKLAAACELDGRSALEDSSVREKIADWYVESMGMKHTKARTMTALSQGKVPGPENSIGKVVSASKLQNVSSFGADLMDMGGVITDPSLMPSDALFQQSFLYSPGLRIAGGTDEILRNIIAERVLGLPGEIRVDRDVPYSDIPTGS, via the coding sequence ATGGACTTCAACGACACTCCCGAACAGGCCGCGTACCGCGCGGAGGTCCGCGCCTGGCTCGGCGCCAACGCGGAACCGCGCAAGGACCGCCCCAGCGTCAGCCGCCGGCTCGACGCCGAGGAGGGCCTCGCCCTCGCCAAGGCGTGGCAGGCCAGGAAGGCGGACGCCGGCTACGCCTGCCGTCACTGGCCCGTCGCGCATGGCGGCCAGGGCCGGCCGATGATCGAGACGATCATCTACGACCAGGAAGAGGCGGACTTCGACGTCCCGACCGGCTTCTTCAGCATCGGTCTCGGCATGTGCGGTCCGGTCATGGCGCAGTACGCGACCCAGGAGCAACAGGCCCGCTTCATTCCGCCGCTGATGCGTGGCGAAGAGGTCTGGTGCCAGTTGTTCTCGGAGCCCGCGGCGGGGTCCGACGTCGCCGGGCTGCGCACCCGCTGCCACCGCGACGGCGACGACTGGGTGGTCAACGGCCAGAAGGTCTGGACCTCAGGGGCCCACTACTCCGACTGGGGCATCCTGGTCGCCCGCCACGATTCGTCCCTTCCCAAGCACAAGGGCCTGACCTTCTTCTTCATCGACATGAAGTCGCCCGGGATCGACATCAAGCCGATCAAGCAGATCAACGGTGGTTCCAACTTCAACGAGGTCTTCTTCACGAACGTCCGGGTACCGGACAGCCAGCGCCTCGGCGCGATCGGCGAAGGCTGGCAGGTGGCGATCACGACCCTGATGAACGAGCGCCTCGCCGTCGGCGACGCGCCGCCGCCGGACTTCCGCGAGGTGATGAAGCTCGCCGCCGCCTGCGAACTCGACGGCCGGTCCGCCCTCGAGGACTCGTCGGTCCGCGAGAAGATCGCCGACTGGTACGTCGAGTCGATGGGCATGAAGCACACGAAGGCGCGCACCATGACGGCCCTCTCCCAGGGCAAGGTGCCCGGACCCGAGAACTCGATCGGCAAGGTCGTCTCCGCCTCGAAGCTACAGAACGTGTCCTCGTTCGGAGCGGACCTGATGGACATGGGCGGCGTGATCACGGACCCGTCCCTGATGCCCTCCGACGCCCTGTTCCAGCAGTCCTTCCTCTACAGCCCCGGCCTCCGCATCGCCGGCGGCACGGACGAGATCCTGCGCAACATCATCGCCGAACGCGTCCTCGGCCTCCCGGGCGAGATCCGCGTCGACCGCGACGTTCCGTACAGCGACATCCCGACGGGGAGTTGA
- a CDS encoding DUF368 domain-containing protein, which translates to MAGSQSSSAASWAPRAVAGGVLMGLANVVPGISGGTMLLAVGIYPRFIEAVALTTRLRLRLQPLLLLAVVAASGGLAILLLAGALRDLVVHHRWITYSAFIGLTLGGLPLVWRLAQPAVRAFWGGAVGGFAAMTGLALLQSGPTAAESTSSGPFLLAVAGAAGAAAMILPGVSGAYLLLVLGQYEPILGAIDQVLAGLSGLDPRAVMEAADVLLPVFVGIAVGATLISNAVRFALRRFRQATLGVLMGLLLGAVVGLWPFENLAFPAPLQGATALALAVAGFVLTWTISRFGRTRAGQSGQH; encoded by the coding sequence ATGGCCGGCAGTCAGAGCAGTTCCGCCGCTTCCTGGGCGCCGCGCGCGGTCGCGGGCGGCGTCCTGATGGGCCTCGCCAACGTGGTGCCCGGAATCAGCGGCGGCACCATGCTGCTCGCGGTCGGTATCTATCCCCGGTTCATCGAGGCCGTGGCCTTGACGACGCGGCTGCGGTTGCGGCTTCAGCCGCTGTTGCTGCTGGCAGTGGTCGCCGCCTCCGGAGGTCTGGCGATCCTCCTTCTAGCGGGTGCCCTGCGCGATCTCGTGGTGCACCACCGCTGGATCACGTACAGCGCCTTCATCGGCTTGACCCTGGGCGGCTTGCCGCTGGTCTGGCGTCTCGCTCAACCGGCTGTCCGTGCGTTCTGGGGCGGCGCGGTCGGCGGCTTCGCCGCCATGACCGGGCTCGCCCTGCTCCAAAGCGGCCCCACTGCAGCGGAATCGACCAGCAGCGGGCCGTTCCTGCTCGCGGTCGCCGGAGCGGCGGGTGCTGCCGCGATGATTCTGCCGGGTGTGAGCGGCGCCTACCTGCTCCTGGTCCTCGGCCAGTACGAACCGATTCTCGGCGCCATCGACCAGGTGCTGGCGGGACTCAGCGGTCTCGACCCGCGAGCGGTCATGGAAGCGGCAGACGTACTGCTGCCCGTTTTCGTGGGCATCGCGGTCGGCGCAACGCTGATCAGCAATGCCGTGCGGTTCGCCCTGCGACGCTTCCGTCAGGCGACGCTTGGAGTGCTCATGGGACTGCTGCTGGGAGCCGTTGTAGGTCTCTGGCCCTTCGAGAACCTCGCCTTCCCCGCACCGCTACAGGGCGCAACGGCTCTGGCACTCGCCGTCGCCGGCTTCGTCCTGACCTGGACCATCAGCCGGTTCGGCAGGACACGCGCCGGTCAGTCCGGCCAGCACTAG
- a CDS encoding MBL fold metallo-hydrolase, protein MLYHAVRQTDTVTDTAASATLGSCFTTRMTFQLQVLGCGDAFSSGGRLHTCFLLSGETNDGALSPTLLDCGATSLAAMKARGIEPATIRTILITHLHGDHFGGLPFLLSDAHYRARRATPLTLAGPPGLRERLRQAAEALYPGSSRRELAFELEIVELHERESVSINGLRVIPFEVVHPSGAPSYALRVEYGGRTLVFSGDTEWTEALIDAAAGADLFVCECNFYDRPVPNHLNYVELLAQRRRLDCGRMLLTHLGDDMLERSDLEIEAAAEGRTYRV, encoded by the coding sequence GTGCTCTATCATGCCGTCCGCCAGACGGACACGGTCACGGACACGGCCGCGTCCGCGACGCTCGGATCCTGCTTCACAACCCGGATGACGTTTCAACTCCAGGTTCTCGGCTGCGGCGACGCCTTCAGCAGCGGCGGCCGCCTGCACACCTGCTTCCTCCTGAGCGGTGAAACGAACGACGGCGCGCTCTCCCCGACCCTGCTCGACTGCGGCGCGACGTCTCTCGCCGCGATGAAGGCTCGAGGCATCGAACCCGCGACGATCCGCACGATCCTCATCACCCACCTGCACGGAGACCACTTCGGCGGTCTGCCCTTCCTGTTGAGCGACGCCCACTACCGGGCCCGCCGCGCGACGCCGCTGACCCTGGCGGGGCCCCCGGGGCTGCGGGAGAGACTCCGCCAGGCGGCGGAGGCTCTCTACCCCGGATCCTCAAGGCGCGAGCTGGCGTTCGAACTCGAGATCGTCGAACTTCACGAGCGCGAGTCCGTCTCGATCAACGGGCTGCGGGTGATCCCGTTCGAGGTCGTCCACCCGTCCGGCGCGCCGAGCTATGCACTCCGTGTCGAGTACGGCGGCCGAACGCTCGTGTTCTCCGGCGACACCGAGTGGACCGAAGCTCTGATCGACGCGGCCGCGGGCGCGGACCTCTTCGTCTGCGAGTGCAACTTCTACGACCGGCCGGTGCCGAACCACCTGAACTACGTCGAGCTGCTCGCTCAAAGGCGTCGTCTGGACTGCGGCCGGATGCTGCTCACACACCTCGGCGACGACATGCTCGAACGCTCCGACCTTGAGATCGAGGCCGCCGCGGAGGGCCGGACTTACCGGGTCTGA
- the gshB gene encoding glutathione synthase: MRHLFVIDPIERLDPEKDTTIAFLREADRRGHELAVCTIDNLELGPDGRPRAEVIPARTVDPVSGGPWYEIGAGRAAFLDEFDVVWMRKDPPFDMAFFYATHLLSMVAKSTLVVNDPLSLRDANEKLFALRFPAVCPPARVSRRIAELLAFQEEMGGEMIVKPLDGAGGEGIFHLKAGDRNTSAILEAATAHESRYIMAQRYLPEIRQGDKRVILVEGEALGAVLRVPAEGESRANFHVGGQAAATEVDDRDREIAAAIGAELVRLGIVFAGIDVIGGWLTEVNVTSPTGLREIADLGGPRLEVDVLDAVERRRSPG, encoded by the coding sequence ATGCGCCACCTCTTCGTCATCGATCCGATCGAGCGCCTCGACCCGGAAAAGGACACGACGATCGCGTTCCTGCGCGAGGCGGATCGCCGGGGTCACGAACTCGCCGTCTGCACGATCGACAACCTGGAACTCGGCCCGGATGGCCGGCCGCGGGCGGAAGTGATTCCCGCCCGCACCGTCGACCCGGTCTCCGGCGGACCCTGGTACGAGATTGGGGCCGGCCGGGCCGCCTTTCTCGACGAGTTCGACGTCGTCTGGATGCGGAAGGATCCGCCCTTCGACATGGCGTTCTTCTACGCCACCCACCTGCTCTCCATGGTGGCGAAGAGCACCCTGGTGGTGAACGACCCGCTGTCGCTTCGCGACGCGAACGAGAAGCTGTTCGCGCTTCGGTTCCCGGCCGTTTGCCCGCCGGCGCGCGTCTCCCGGCGCATCGCGGAGCTGCTCGCCTTCCAGGAGGAGATGGGCGGCGAGATGATCGTCAAGCCCCTCGACGGGGCTGGCGGCGAGGGCATCTTCCACCTCAAGGCCGGCGACCGGAACACCAGCGCCATTCTGGAGGCGGCCACCGCACACGAAAGCCGCTACATCATGGCGCAGCGTTACTTGCCGGAGATCCGGCAGGGCGACAAGCGGGTCATCCTGGTCGAGGGCGAGGCGCTCGGCGCGGTGCTCAGGGTGCCAGCCGAAGGCGAATCGCGCGCCAACTTCCACGTCGGCGGCCAGGCGGCCGCCACGGAAGTCGACGATCGTGACCGTGAGATCGCGGCGGCGATCGGCGCCGAACTCGTGCGGCTCGGGATCGTCTTCGCCGGCATCGACGTGATCGGCGGCTGGCTGACCGAGGTCAACGTGACCAGCCCCACCGGCCTGCGCGAGATCGCCGACCTGGGCGGACCGCGCCTCGAAGTCGACGTACTCGACGCGGTCGAGCGCCGGCGAAGTCCGGGTTGA
- a CDS encoding enoyl-CoA hydratase/isomerase family protein, which translates to MAEQTSFETIRVEKDGSLGFLTLARPERLNAVDGTMLRELAVAARWFDRQSEIDVVILRGEGRAFCAGADLKAMGGASKLNWRQRREAGQLGRRAMDALEQMRALTLSQVQGYAVGGGFLLMVACDLRVAAEDAVFFIPEVELGLPLAWGGVPRMVREIGPALTKELIITCRRFGPSEVAPMVNRIVPPDRLEQETMDLARSLAAMPTVPAAVTKDHVNAVCRAIAGATDFADGDTLQWVRGDAESEAARVRYTERTLGGKSD; encoded by the coding sequence ATGGCGGAACAGACCAGTTTCGAGACGATTCGGGTTGAGAAGGACGGGAGCCTCGGTTTCCTGACGCTCGCGCGACCGGAGCGGCTGAATGCCGTCGACGGGACCATGCTGCGCGAACTGGCGGTTGCGGCGAGGTGGTTCGACCGACAGAGCGAGATCGATGTCGTCATCCTTCGCGGCGAAGGCCGTGCGTTCTGCGCCGGAGCCGACCTGAAGGCGATGGGCGGCGCTTCGAAGTTGAACTGGCGCCAGCGCCGCGAGGCAGGCCAGCTCGGTCGCCGGGCGATGGACGCCCTCGAGCAGATGCGAGCGCTGACCCTGTCGCAGGTCCAGGGCTACGCGGTCGGTGGCGGCTTCCTGCTCATGGTGGCCTGCGATCTGCGGGTCGCTGCCGAGGACGCCGTGTTCTTCATCCCCGAGGTCGAGTTAGGGCTTCCTCTGGCCTGGGGCGGCGTGCCGCGCATGGTGCGCGAGATCGGCCCGGCCCTGACCAAGGAACTGATCATCACCTGCCGCCGCTTCGGTCCGTCCGAGGTGGCGCCGATGGTCAACCGGATCGTGCCGCCGGACCGGCTCGAGCAGGAGACCATGGATCTCGCCCGTTCCCTGGCCGCGATGCCCACGGTGCCGGCGGCCGTCACGAAGGACCACGTGAACGCCGTCTGCCGTGCCATCGCGGGCGCCACCGACTTCGCCGACGGCGACACGCTGCAGTGGGTGAGGGGCGATGCCGAGTCGGAGGCGGCCCGTGTGCGCTACACGGAGCGCACGCTCGGCGGTAAGAGCGATTGA
- a CDS encoding acyl-CoA/acyl-ACP dehydrogenase: MNFDFSDAQKALKQQTRDFLRAACDTTVPRRVLEDTDEPFARDLWQQICANESPGIAIPEEYGGIGFGYLELCVVAEEIGRAIAPVPFSSSVYLATEAVLLAGSENQKQELLPRLAGGEQVGTFALSEGPGQATGANLQTTLKDGRLTGTKVPVPDGDIADFCIVVARDGGGTSLALVDLDGDGVAREPVDTLDPSRSHARITFDGAKAELLGESGQGWTLKDRVFDRAAVLFAMEQLGGADACLQMAIGYAKGRYAFGRPIGSFQAIKHKLADMYIKNELARANCYYGAWALSTDAPELPVAAAAARVAATQAFHFASKENIQTHGGIGFTWESDCHLYYRRSKLLALSIGSERVWKDRLISGLERQEAA; the protein is encoded by the coding sequence ATGAACTTCGATTTCTCGGATGCCCAGAAGGCATTGAAACAGCAGACGCGCGACTTCCTGCGCGCCGCCTGCGACACCACCGTGCCCCGGCGGGTGCTGGAGGATACGGACGAACCGTTCGCCCGCGATCTGTGGCAGCAAATCTGTGCCAACGAGTCTCCCGGAATCGCGATCCCCGAGGAGTACGGCGGCATCGGCTTCGGCTACCTCGAGCTCTGCGTCGTCGCCGAGGAGATTGGCCGGGCAATCGCGCCGGTGCCCTTCTCCTCCTCCGTCTACCTGGCGACCGAAGCCGTGCTCCTGGCGGGCTCCGAGAACCAGAAGCAGGAACTGCTGCCCAGACTGGCCGGCGGCGAACAGGTCGGTACCTTCGCCCTCTCCGAGGGGCCGGGTCAGGCAACCGGGGCGAACCTCCAGACGACGCTCAAGGACGGTCGGCTAACGGGGACCAAGGTGCCGGTTCCTGACGGCGACATCGCTGACTTCTGCATCGTGGTAGCCCGCGATGGCGGCGGCACTTCCCTGGCCCTCGTCGATCTTGACGGCGACGGAGTGGCTCGCGAGCCGGTCGATACGCTCGATCCGTCCCGTTCCCACGCACGGATCACCTTCGACGGCGCGAAGGCCGAACTCCTGGGAGAATCCGGTCAGGGTTGGACCCTCAAGGACCGTGTCTTCGACCGCGCCGCGGTGCTGTTCGCCATGGAGCAGCTCGGCGGCGCCGACGCCTGCCTCCAGATGGCGATCGGCTACGCCAAGGGCCGCTACGCCTTCGGCCGGCCGATCGGCTCCTTCCAGGCGATCAAGCACAAGCTCGCCGACATGTACATCAAGAACGAACTCGCCCGGGCGAACTGCTACTACGGCGCTTGGGCGCTGTCGACCGACGCGCCCGAGCTACCGGTCGCAGCGGCCGCGGCCCGTGTCGCGGCGACGCAGGCCTTCCACTTCGCCTCGAAAGAGAACATCCAGACCCACGGCGGCATCGGCTTCACCTGGGAGTCCGATTGCCACCTCTACTACCGCCGCTCCAAGCTGCTTGCGCTCAGCATCGGCAGCGAGAGGGTGTGGAAGGACCGGCTGATCTCCGGTCTGGAACGGCAGGAGGCCGCCTGA
- a CDS encoding amidohydrolase family protein has protein sequence MTNRFTQSPIAAFLTVAALLLFTTATTLAADGRTVIHAGSLVDVEAGEVLGRHTIVVQGESITAVEEGFADPADGDTLIDLSGHTVLPGLMDMHVHLTSEQSGAASYLERFQQTPADATVKGLIYAKRTLLAGFTTVRDVGGETTAILAVRNAINRGDMPGPRIFAATASLATTGGHGDRTNGMRPDLQGDPGPRQGIVNGVEDARKAVRQRYKEGADLIKITATGGVLSLAKSGQNPQFTEEEIRAIVDTARDYGFMVAAHAHGAEGMKRAIRAGVTTIEHGTYMDEEAFELMKEHGTYFVPTISAGNFVAEKAAVPGYFPEIIRPKAAAIGPVIQDTFAKAHRAGVPIAFGTDCGVCPHGSNAQEFLYMVEGGMAPMTAIQSATVVTAKLLDIWEGTGSITAGKAADLIAVEGDPIADVRRLQDVRFVMRLGRVHKTPAD, from the coding sequence ATGACGAACCGTTTCACCCAATCCCCCATCGCCGCCTTCCTCACCGTAGCGGCGCTCCTCCTGTTCACTACGGCGACTACTCTCGCCGCCGACGGCCGCACCGTCATCCACGCGGGCTCCCTGGTCGACGTCGAAGCCGGCGAGGTCCTCGGCCGGCACACGATCGTCGTCCAAGGCGAGTCGATCACGGCGGTCGAGGAGGGATTCGCCGATCCGGCGGACGGGGACACCTTGATCGACCTGTCCGGCCATACCGTCCTGCCCGGCCTGATGGACATGCACGTCCACCTGACGTCGGAGCAGTCCGGCGCCGCCTCGTACCTCGAGCGCTTCCAGCAAACCCCGGCGGACGCGACGGTCAAGGGGTTGATCTACGCGAAGCGGACGCTGCTCGCCGGTTTCACCACCGTCCGCGACGTGGGCGGCGAAACGACGGCGATCCTGGCGGTGCGGAACGCGATCAACCGCGGCGACATGCCCGGGCCACGGATCTTCGCCGCTACCGCTTCGCTGGCCACCACGGGCGGTCACGGCGACCGGACGAACGGCATGAGGCCGGACCTGCAGGGCGACCCCGGCCCCAGGCAGGGCATCGTCAACGGCGTCGAGGATGCCCGCAAGGCGGTCCGGCAGCGCTACAAGGAGGGCGCGGACCTGATCAAGATCACGGCCACCGGCGGCGTGCTCAGTCTGGCCAAGAGCGGCCAGAACCCGCAGTTCACGGAGGAGGAGATCCGGGCCATCGTCGACACCGCCAGGGACTACGGCTTCATGGTTGCCGCCCACGCCCACGGGGCCGAGGGGATGAAGCGGGCGATCCGGGCCGGCGTGACGACGATCGAGCACGGCACCTACATGGACGAAGAAGCATTCGAGCTGATGAAGGAACACGGCACGTACTTCGTCCCCACCATCTCGGCGGGCAACTTCGTCGCCGAGAAGGCGGCGGTCCCCGGCTACTTTCCCGAGATCATCCGGCCGAAGGCGGCCGCCATCGGACCGGTGATCCAGGACACGTTCGCCAAGGCCCATCGAGCCGGCGTGCCGATCGCCTTCGGCACGGACTGCGGCGTCTGCCCCCATGGCAGCAACGCCCAGGAGTTCCTCTACATGGTCGAAGGCGGCATGGCGCCGATGACGGCGATCCAGTCGGCCACGGTCGTCACCGCGAAGCTGCTCGACATCTGGGAAGGGACCGGCTCGATCACGGCCGGCAAGGCGGCCGACCTGATCGCGGTCGAGGGCGACCCGATCGCGGACGTCAGGAGGCTTCAGGACGTCCGCTTCGTCATGCGGCTGGGCCGGGTCCACAAGACGCCGGCCGACTGA